In Streptomyces sp. P3, one DNA window encodes the following:
- a CDS encoding NAD(P)/FAD-dependent oxidoreductase has product MSTTERPRILVVGGGYVGLYAARRILKKMRYGEATVTVVDPRSYMTYQPFLPETAAGNISPRHVVVPLRRVLPKAEVLTGRVTTIDQDRKVATIAPLVGEAYELPFDYLVIALGAVSRTFPIPGLAEQGIGMKGVEEAIGLRNHVLEQLDKADSTTDEEIRRKALTFVFIGGGFAGAETIGEVEDLARDAAKYYKTVSREDMRFILVDAADKILPEVGPKLGQYGKAHLESRGVEIYLSTSMDSCVDGHVVLKNGLEVDSNTIVWTAGVKPNPVLARYGLPLGPRGHVDTAPSLQVQGTDYIWAAGDNAQVPDVAARKAGVENAWCPPNAQHALRQARVLGDNVISGMRGFPQKDYEHSNKGAVAGLGLHKGVAMIVMGKVKIKLKGRLAWYMHRGYHGMAMPTWNRKIRVFADWTLGMFLKREVVALGALESPREEFYEAAKPAPVAAKPAPAKAESEKANAS; this is encoded by the coding sequence ATGAGCACCACGGAGCGTCCCAGGATCCTCGTAGTAGGCGGTGGGTACGTAGGCCTGTACGCAGCTCGGCGCATCCTCAAGAAGATGCGCTACGGCGAGGCGACCGTCACGGTCGTCGACCCCCGGTCGTACATGACTTACCAGCCCTTCCTCCCCGAAACCGCCGCCGGCAACATCTCCCCGCGCCATGTCGTCGTCCCGCTGCGACGCGTGCTGCCCAAGGCGGAGGTCCTCACCGGCCGGGTCACCACCATCGACCAGGACCGCAAGGTCGCCACGATCGCGCCGCTGGTCGGCGAGGCGTACGAGCTGCCCTTCGACTACCTGGTGATCGCGCTCGGCGCGGTCTCCCGCACCTTCCCGATCCCCGGCCTCGCCGAACAGGGCATCGGAATGAAGGGCGTCGAGGAGGCCATCGGCCTGCGCAACCACGTCCTCGAGCAGCTGGACAAGGCCGACTCCACGACCGACGAGGAGATCCGCCGCAAGGCGCTCACCTTCGTCTTCATCGGCGGCGGCTTCGCCGGTGCGGAGACCATCGGCGAGGTCGAGGACCTGGCCCGTGACGCGGCCAAGTACTACAAGACCGTGTCCCGCGAGGACATGCGCTTCATCCTGGTCGACGCCGCGGACAAGATCCTGCCCGAGGTCGGCCCGAAGCTCGGCCAGTACGGCAAGGCCCACCTGGAGAGCCGCGGCGTGGAGATCTACCTCTCCACCTCGATGGACTCCTGCGTCGACGGCCACGTCGTGCTCAAGAACGGTCTCGAGGTCGACTCGAACACCATCGTGTGGACGGCCGGCGTCAAGCCGAACCCGGTCCTCGCCCGCTACGGCCTCCCGCTGGGCCCGCGTGGTCACGTCGACACCGCGCCCAGCCTCCAGGTCCAGGGCACCGACTACATCTGGGCCGCCGGCGACAACGCCCAGGTCCCGGACGTCGCCGCCCGCAAGGCCGGCGTCGAGAACGCCTGGTGCCCGCCGAACGCGCAGCACGCGCTGCGTCAGGCGAGGGTCCTCGGCGACAACGTGATCTCCGGTATGCGGGGCTTCCCGCAGAAGGACTACGAGCACTCCAACAAGGGTGCGGTGGCGGGCCTCGGCCTCCACAAGGGCGTCGCGATGATCGTCATGGGCAAGGTGAAGATCAAGCTCAAGGGCCGTCTCGCCTGGTACATGCACCGTGGCTACCACGGCATGGCGATGCCGACCTGGAACCGCAAGATCCGCGTCTTCGCCGACTGGACCCTCGGTATGTTCCTCAAGCGCGAGGTGGTGGCGCTGGGCGCGCTGGAGTCCCCGCGCGAGGAGTTCTACGAGGCCGCGAAGCCGGCCCCGGTCGCCGCGAAGCCGGCCCCCGCGAAGGCCGAGAGCGAGAAGGCCAACGCCTCCTGA
- the eno gene encoding phosphopyruvate hydratase: MLVPSIDVVVAREILDSRGNPTVEVEVGLDDGSTGRAAVPSGASTGAFEAIELRDGDPNRYQGKGVEKAVLAVIEQIGPELVGYDATEQRLIDQAMFDLDATDNKGSLGANAILGVSLAVAHAASEASDLPLFRYLGGPNAHLLPVPMMNILNGGSHADSNVDIQEFMIAPIGAESFSEALRWGAEVYHTLKKVLKTKGLSTGLGDEGGFAPNLESNRAALDLIIEAIQQAGYVPGEQIALALDVAASEFYKDGKYEFEGKSRSAAEMTEYYEELVSAYPLVSIEDPLYEDDWAGWKVITDKLGDKVQIVGDDLFVTNPERLARGIDEGSANALLVKVNQIGSLTETLDAVEMAQRNGFKCMMSHRSGETEDVTIADLAVAVNCGQIKTGAPARSDRVAKYNQLLRIEEILDDAAVYAGRSAFPRFRSANH, from the coding sequence ATGCTCGTGCCGTCCATCGACGTCGTCGTAGCCCGGGAAATCCTGGACTCCCGAGGCAACCCCACGGTCGAGGTCGAGGTAGGCCTCGACGACGGCAGCACGGGTCGTGCCGCCGTTCCGTCCGGCGCCTCCACGGGTGCCTTCGAGGCCATCGAGCTGCGCGACGGTGACCCGAACCGCTACCAGGGCAAGGGTGTCGAGAAGGCCGTCCTCGCCGTCATCGAGCAGATCGGCCCGGAGCTCGTCGGCTACGACGCCACCGAGCAGCGCCTGATCGACCAGGCCATGTTCGACCTGGACGCCACCGACAACAAGGGCTCGCTCGGCGCCAACGCCATCCTCGGCGTCTCGCTCGCCGTCGCCCACGCCGCCTCCGAGGCCAGCGACCTGCCGCTGTTCCGCTACCTGGGCGGCCCGAACGCGCACCTGCTGCCCGTTCCGATGATGAACATCCTGAACGGCGGCTCGCACGCCGACTCCAACGTGGACATCCAGGAGTTCATGATCGCCCCGATCGGCGCGGAGTCCTTCTCCGAGGCCCTGCGCTGGGGCGCCGAGGTCTACCACACCCTCAAGAAGGTGCTGAAGACCAAGGGCCTGTCCACCGGCCTCGGCGACGAGGGCGGCTTCGCCCCGAACCTGGAGTCCAACCGCGCCGCGCTCGACCTCATCATCGAGGCCATCCAGCAGGCCGGTTACGTCCCCGGTGAGCAGATCGCGCTCGCGCTCGACGTCGCCGCGTCCGAGTTCTACAAGGACGGCAAGTACGAGTTCGAGGGCAAGTCCCGCTCGGCCGCCGAGATGACCGAGTACTACGAGGAGCTCGTCTCCGCGTACCCGCTCGTCTCCATCGAGGACCCGCTGTACGAGGACGACTGGGCCGGCTGGAAGGTCATCACCGACAAGCTGGGCGACAAGGTCCAGATCGTCGGCGACGACCTCTTCGTCACCAACCCGGAGCGCCTGGCCCGCGGCATCGACGAGGGCTCCGCCAACGCCCTGCTCGTCAAGGTCAACCAGATCGGCTCGCTGACCGAGACCCTGGACGCCGTCGAGATGGCCCAGCGCAACGGCTTCAAGTGCATGATGTCCCACCGCTCCGGCGAGACCGAGGACGTCACCATCGCCGACCTCGCCGTCGCGGTGAACTGTGGTCAGATCAAGACCGGCGCCCCGGCCCGCTCGGACCGCGTCGCCAAGTACAACCAGCTGCTGCGCATCGAGGAGATCCTCGACGACGCCGCGGTGTACGCGGGCCGCTCCGCCTTCCCGCGGTTCCGCTCCGCGAACCACTGA
- a CDS encoding ABC transporter ATP-binding protein, protein MTTSPLAERTTTVAARATDLSKIYGQGETQVVALDRVSVDFRQAEFTAIMGPSGSGKSTLMHCVAGLDTFSSGSVRIGDTELGTLKDKQLTKLRRDKIGFIFQAFNLLPTLTAAENITLPMDIAGRKPDKEWLEKVIAMVGLADRLGHRPSQLSGGQQQRVAVARALASRPEIIFGDEPTGNLDSRSGAEVLGFLRNSVRELGQTVVMVTHDPVAAAYADRVVFLADGRIVDEVHGPTAESVLDRMKRFDAKGRTS, encoded by the coding sequence GTGACCACCAGCCCCCTCGCAGAGCGGACCACCACCGTGGCCGCGCGCGCCACGGACCTGTCGAAGATCTACGGACAGGGCGAGACCCAGGTGGTCGCCCTGGACCGGGTGTCGGTCGACTTCCGGCAGGCCGAGTTCACCGCGATCATGGGACCGTCCGGCTCCGGCAAGTCCACTCTGATGCACTGCGTGGCCGGTCTCGACACCTTCTCCTCCGGCTCCGTGCGCATCGGCGACACCGAGCTCGGCACGCTGAAGGACAAGCAGCTCACCAAGCTCCGCCGGGACAAGATCGGGTTCATCTTCCAGGCGTTCAACCTGCTGCCGACACTGACGGCCGCCGAGAACATCACGCTCCCCATGGACATCGCGGGCCGCAAGCCGGACAAGGAGTGGCTGGAAAAGGTCATCGCCATGGTCGGCCTCGCCGACCGGCTCGGCCACCGGCCCTCGCAGCTCTCCGGCGGTCAGCAGCAGCGGGTCGCCGTCGCCCGCGCCCTGGCCTCCCGGCCCGAGATCATCTTCGGCGACGAGCCGACCGGCAACCTCGACTCGCGCTCGGGCGCCGAGGTGCTGGGCTTCCTGCGCAACTCCGTGCGGGAGCTGGGGCAGACCGTGGTGATGGTGACCCACGACCCGGTGGCCGCTGCCTACGCGGACCGGGTCGTCTTTCTCGCGGACGGGCGGATCGTCGACGAGGTGCACGGTCCGACCGCCGAGTCGGTGCTCGACCGTATGAAGCGTTTCGACGCCAAGGGCCGCACCAGCTGA
- a CDS encoding DUF501 domain-containing protein, whose translation MQTPPPTTPRTEPTDADVEAFKQQLGRPPRGLRAIAHRCPCGHPDVVETAPRLPDGTPFPTLYYLTCPKANSAIGTLEANGVMKEMTERLQSDPELAAAYRAAHEDYVRRRDEIEELRNFPSAGGMPDRVKCLHVLVAHSLAAGPGVNPLGDEALEMLPEWWRKGACVILSQPVEGEAP comes from the coding sequence ATGCAGACGCCCCCGCCGACCACTCCGCGCACCGAGCCCACCGACGCGGACGTCGAGGCCTTCAAGCAGCAGCTCGGACGCCCGCCGCGCGGCCTGCGCGCGATCGCGCACCGCTGCCCGTGCGGTCATCCGGACGTCGTCGAGACGGCCCCCCGCCTGCCCGACGGCACCCCCTTCCCGACGCTGTACTACCTGACGTGCCCGAAGGCCAACTCGGCGATCGGCACGCTGGAGGCGAACGGCGTGATGAAGGAGATGACGGAGCGGCTGCAGTCCGACCCCGAGCTCGCCGCGGCCTACCGGGCCGCCCACGAGGACTACGTCCGGCGGCGGGACGAGATCGAGGAGCTGCGGAACTTCCCCAGCGCGGGCGGCATGCCGGACCGGGTGAAGTGCCTGCACGTCCTGGTGGCCCACTCGCTGGCCGCGGGCCCGGGCGTGAACCCGCTCGGTGACGAGGCGCTGGAGATGCTCCCCGAGTGGTGGCGCAAGGGCGCCTGCGTGATCCTTTCCCAGCCGGTCGAGGGGGAGGCCCCGTGA
- a CDS encoding ABC transporter permease, protein MFRTALRNVLAHKARLLMTVLAVMLGVAFVSGTLVFTNTLSNALQNSSAKGFDQVDVAVTAEAQPDVGDRIVKTPELNQALLERSAKVPGAASAIGVVNGFTAIADKDGKLIGGGFQSQGGNYWGTKDSRYPLVSGHAPSGRNEVLIDSRTAERAGYRVGDTVRISVDGPVLTPKIVGVFTTDDGNVAAGGSLALFDTASAQTLFGKPGTYDEIDVRAAAGTSQSALKSALDAALPKDRVETTTGRQLADDQAEAISASMSGMKQGLLVFAGIALFVGTFIIANTFTMLVAQRTKELALMRAVGASRRQVTRSVLIEAFVVGTVAGVTGLVAGIGIGAGLRSLLGTLGATVPDGPLVVTPGTVATAMAVGVVITMVAAWLPGRRAAKIPPVAAMSSVHAAATTRSLVLRNTLGALFSAAGVAVVLAATTMDGSDGQAPMGLGAVLLIIGVFILTPLLSRPLIAASAPVLRIFGVSGKLARQNSVRNPRRTAATASALMIGLTLITGMTVMAGSLQKSIDKMASAAIKADYVVSMANGNELSPDVDAKLKTADGVTATSPMRNAPARINGETEYLTGVTGSAFGELTDLPMDDGAFTVGGSRVVVDAGAAKHQGWKAGSVFTVHYEDGKQQRLTVAGVYESNELIRGILLDNSVLTPHVEDPSDMQVMVKTSGGVSGDTKDRLEKALGSNPAIKVQSKQDLSDQIAKMFTLLLNMLYGLLAMAVVVAVLGVVNTLAMSVFERSQEIGMLRAIGLDRRSVKRMVRLESLVISLFGGVLGIGLGVFFGWAAGELLGTKMATYELVLPWGRMAVFLALAAAVGILAALWPARRASRLNMLSAIKSE, encoded by the coding sequence ATGTTCCGTACCGCCTTGCGCAACGTGCTCGCGCACAAGGCCCGGCTCCTGATGACCGTGCTCGCCGTGATGCTCGGCGTGGCCTTCGTGTCAGGGACCCTGGTCTTCACCAACACCCTGTCCAACGCCCTCCAGAACAGCTCCGCCAAGGGCTTCGACCAGGTCGACGTCGCCGTCACCGCCGAGGCCCAGCCCGACGTCGGCGACCGCATCGTCAAGACGCCCGAGCTGAACCAGGCCCTGCTGGAGCGGAGCGCGAAGGTCCCGGGTGCCGCCTCCGCGATCGGCGTCGTCAACGGCTTCACCGCCATCGCCGACAAGGACGGCAAGCTCATCGGCGGCGGCTTCCAGTCGCAGGGCGGCAACTACTGGGGCACGAAGGACAGCCGGTACCCGCTCGTCTCCGGGCACGCCCCGAGCGGCAGGAACGAGGTCCTCATCGACTCGCGGACCGCCGAACGGGCCGGCTACCGGGTCGGTGACACCGTGCGGATCTCCGTGGACGGCCCCGTCCTCACCCCGAAGATCGTCGGCGTGTTCACCACCGACGACGGCAACGTCGCCGCCGGCGGCAGCCTCGCCCTGTTCGACACGGCGAGCGCGCAGACGCTCTTCGGAAAGCCCGGCACCTACGACGAGATCGACGTCCGGGCGGCCGCCGGGACCTCGCAGAGCGCGCTGAAGTCCGCGCTGGACGCCGCCCTGCCCAAGGACCGGGTCGAGACCACCACCGGCCGTCAACTGGCCGACGACCAGGCCGAGGCGATCTCCGCGTCGATGAGCGGAATGAAGCAGGGGCTGCTGGTCTTCGCCGGCATCGCGCTGTTCGTCGGCACCTTCATCATCGCCAACACCTTCACGATGCTGGTCGCCCAGCGCACCAAGGAGCTCGCGCTCATGCGGGCCGTCGGCGCCTCCCGCCGGCAGGTCACCCGGTCCGTGCTGATCGAGGCGTTCGTGGTCGGCACCGTCGCGGGCGTGACCGGGCTGGTCGCCGGCATCGGCATCGGCGCCGGGCTGCGCTCGCTGCTCGGGACGCTCGGGGCGACCGTCCCCGACGGTCCGCTCGTCGTCACGCCCGGCACGGTCGCCACCGCCATGGCCGTCGGCGTCGTCATCACCATGGTGGCGGCCTGGCTGCCGGGGCGCCGGGCCGCGAAGATCCCGCCGGTCGCCGCGATGAGCAGCGTGCACGCCGCCGCGACCACCAGGTCGCTGGTGCTGCGCAACACGCTGGGCGCGCTGTTCTCGGCGGCGGGCGTCGCCGTCGTCCTCGCCGCGACGACGATGGACGGCTCCGACGGCCAGGCTCCCATGGGCCTCGGTGCGGTCCTGCTGATCATCGGCGTCTTCATCCTCACTCCGCTGCTGTCCCGCCCGCTGATCGCGGCGTCCGCGCCGGTCCTGCGGATCTTCGGGGTGTCCGGGAAGCTCGCCCGGCAGAACTCGGTGCGCAACCCGCGCCGCACGGCGGCCACCGCCTCCGCGCTGATGATCGGCCTGACCCTGATCACCGGTATGACGGTGATGGCGGGCAGCCTGCAGAAGTCGATCGACAAGATGGCGTCCGCCGCGATCAAGGCCGACTACGTCGTGTCGATGGCCAACGGAAACGAGCTCTCCCCGGACGTCGACGCGAAACTGAAGACCGCCGACGGGGTGACCGCCACCAGCCCGATGCGCAACGCGCCCGCTCGCATCAACGGCGAAACCGAGTACCTCACCGGCGTCACCGGCTCCGCCTTCGGGGAGCTCACCGACCTTCCGATGGACGACGGCGCCTTCACGGTGGGCGGCTCGCGGGTCGTCGTGGACGCGGGCGCCGCGAAGCACCAGGGCTGGAAGGCCGGTTCGGTCTTCACCGTGCACTACGAGGACGGCAAGCAGCAGCGGCTGACGGTCGCCGGGGTGTACGAGAGCAACGAGCTGATCCGGGGCATCCTCCTCGACAACTCCGTGCTGACCCCGCACGTCGAGGACCCGTCCGACATGCAGGTCATGGTCAAGACGTCCGGCGGCGTCTCGGGCGACACGAAGGACCGGCTGGAGAAGGCCCTCGGCTCCAACCCGGCCATCAAGGTCCAGAGCAAGCAGGACCTCTCCGACCAGATCGCGAAGATGTTCACCCTGTTGCTGAACATGCTCTACGGACTGCTCGCGATGGCCGTCGTCGTCGCGGTGCTCGGGGTCGTCAACACCCTCGCGATGTCCGTCTTCGAGCGCTCCCAGGAGATCGGCATGCTGCGGGCGATCGGCCTGGACCGGCGGTCGGTCAAGCGGATGGTCCGGCTGGAGTCGCTGGTGATCTCGCTCTTCGGCGGGGTGCTCGGCATCGGCCTGGGCGTGTTCTTCGGCTGGGCGGCGGGCGAACTGCTCGGCACGAAGATGGCCACCTACGAACTCGTGCTGCCCTGGGGCCGGATGGCGGTCTTCCTGGCGCTCGCGGCGGCGGTGGGCATCCTGGCGGCGCTCTGGCCGGCCCGGCGGGCGTCCCGCCTGAACATGCTGAGCGCGATCAAGTCCGAGTAG
- a CDS encoding septum formation initiator family protein — protein MAVKDRDRFSTATRIKLLGEQTAARVYRSQTKRQARRSRLTGRAALLALVLCTLIVALAYPMRQYVSQRAEIADLEREKQQAAERVEQLRDLKARWQDDAYAEQQIRLRLHYVLPGETGFVVVDPDAARRSRADLGGADRPWYSNVWDGVDKSDASDH, from the coding sequence ATGGCCGTGAAGGACCGGGACCGTTTCTCCACCGCGACCAGGATCAAGCTGCTCGGCGAGCAGACCGCGGCCCGTGTCTACCGTTCGCAGACCAAGCGCCAGGCCCGCCGCTCCCGCCTCACCGGCCGCGCGGCCCTGCTGGCGCTCGTCCTGTGCACGCTGATCGTGGCCCTGGCCTACCCGATGCGCCAGTACGTGTCCCAGCGCGCCGAGATCGCCGACCTGGAGCGCGAGAAGCAGCAGGCCGCCGAGCGCGTCGAGCAGCTGCGCGACCTCAAGGCGCGCTGGCAGGACGACGCGTACGCCGAGCAGCAGATCCGGCTGCGGCTGCACTACGTACTGCCGGGGGAGACCGGCTTCGTCGTCGTCGACCCGGACGCCGCGAGGCGCTCGCGCGCCGACCTCGGTGGGGCCGACCGCCCCTGGTACTCCAACGTCTGGGACGGGGTCGACAAGTCCGACGCCTCCGACCACTGA
- a CDS encoding Ppx/GppA phosphatase family protein — protein sequence MTRVAAVDCGTNSIRLLVADADPETGELVDLDRRMTIVRLGQGVDRTGRLAPEALERTFAACREYAAAVKELGAQRLRFVATSASRDAENRDEFVRGVLDILGVEPEVITGDQEAEFSFTGATKELTGRDDLARPYLVVDIGGGSTEFVVGDDRVRAARSVDVGCVRMTERHLVVDGKVTDPPSEEQIAAMRADIEAALDLAERTVPLREARTLVGLAGSVTTVSAIAQKLPAYDSAAIHHSRVSHDEVRAITGRLLRSTHAERAAIGAMHPGRVDVIGAGALVLLAIMERTGAQEVVVSEHDILDGIAWSVA from the coding sequence GTGACCCGGGTGGCCGCCGTCGACTGCGGTACGAACTCCATCCGGCTGCTCGTCGCCGACGCGGACCCGGAAACCGGCGAACTCGTCGACCTGGACCGCCGAATGACCATCGTCCGGCTCGGCCAGGGCGTCGACCGCACCGGCCGGCTCGCTCCCGAGGCGCTGGAGCGGACGTTCGCCGCCTGCCGGGAGTACGCGGCCGCCGTCAAGGAACTCGGCGCGCAGCGGCTGCGGTTCGTGGCCACGTCCGCCTCCCGGGACGCCGAGAACCGGGACGAGTTCGTGCGCGGGGTGCTGGACATCCTGGGCGTCGAGCCGGAGGTCATCACCGGCGACCAGGAGGCCGAGTTCTCGTTCACCGGTGCCACGAAGGAGCTCACCGGCCGCGACGACCTGGCCCGGCCCTACCTGGTGGTGGACATCGGCGGCGGTTCGACGGAGTTCGTCGTCGGCGACGACCGGGTGCGCGCCGCCCGCTCGGTCGACGTCGGCTGCGTGCGGATGACCGAGCGGCACCTGGTGGTGGACGGGAAGGTCACCGACCCGCCGTCCGAGGAGCAGATCGCGGCGATGCGCGCCGACATCGAGGCCGCCCTCGACCTCGCCGAGCGGACGGTCCCGCTGCGCGAGGCACGCACCCTGGTCGGCCTGGCCGGCTCGGTCACCACGGTCTCGGCGATCGCCCAGAAACTGCCCGCGTACGACTCGGCGGCCATCCACCACTCGCGCGTCTCGCACGACGAGGTCCGCGCGATCACCGGGCGGCTGCTGCGTTCCACGCACGCCGAGCGTGCCGCGATCGGCGCGATGCATCCGGGACGGGTGGACGTGATCGGGGCGGGCGCGCTGGTGCTGCTGGCGATCATGGAGCGCACCGGCGCGCAGGAGGTCGTCGTGAGCGAGCACGACATCCTCGACGGCATCGCCTGGTCGGTCGCGTAG
- a CDS encoding cyclopropane-fatty-acyl-phospholipid synthase family protein: protein MADAAPRLHGLVEQLLGAPFPLRVRAWDGSQAGPPGAPVLVAHHRRALRRLLFKPGELGLVRAWVAGDLDVEGDLYTAVDLLAGLVWERGDDARTLAQALRDPRFRAAVRGLLRLAGPPLPPAPPREEVRSARHLHSRRSDRRAVSHHYDVGNDFYELVLGPSMVYSCAYWETAGGALEDAQRDKLELVCRKLALSPGQRLLDVGCGWGSMALHAAREHGANVLGITLSQEQAAYARKRVADAGLTDRVEIRVQDYRDVADGPFDAVSSIGMAEHVGSDKYLAYARALHALLRPGGRLLNHQIARPPQRDESAYDVDAFIDAYVFPDGELAPLGTTVAQLERAGFEVRDVESIREHYALTLRRWVTRLEDGWDRAVHLAGPGRARVWRLYMAASAVAFERNRIGVNQVLAVRTPGSGDSGLPLRARTWN, encoded by the coding sequence ATGGCTGACGCCGCGCCGCGGCTCCATGGGCTCGTCGAACAGTTGCTGGGGGCTCCGTTCCCGCTGCGCGTCCGCGCCTGGGACGGTTCGCAGGCGGGCCCGCCGGGCGCGCCCGTCCTCGTCGCGCACCACCGCAGAGCCCTGCGCCGTCTTCTCTTCAAGCCCGGCGAACTGGGCCTCGTCCGCGCCTGGGTGGCCGGCGACCTGGACGTCGAGGGCGACCTGTACACCGCGGTCGACCTGCTCGCCGGCCTCGTCTGGGAGCGCGGCGACGACGCCCGCACCCTCGCCCAGGCCCTGCGCGACCCCCGGTTCCGTGCGGCCGTCCGCGGGCTGCTGAGACTCGCCGGGCCCCCGCTGCCGCCCGCCCCGCCCCGTGAGGAGGTCCGCAGCGCCCGGCACCTGCACAGCCGGCGCTCCGACAGACGCGCCGTCAGCCACCACTACGACGTCGGCAACGACTTCTACGAACTGGTCCTCGGCCCGTCCATGGTGTATTCGTGCGCCTACTGGGAGACCGCGGGCGGCGCCCTCGAGGACGCCCAGCGCGACAAGCTCGAACTCGTCTGCCGCAAGCTCGCCCTGTCGCCCGGTCAGCGCCTGCTGGACGTCGGCTGCGGCTGGGGCTCGATGGCGCTGCACGCCGCCCGCGAGCACGGCGCGAACGTCCTCGGGATCACCCTCTCCCAGGAACAGGCGGCCTACGCCCGCAAGCGGGTCGCCGACGCCGGTCTCACCGACCGGGTCGAGATCCGCGTCCAGGACTACCGGGACGTCGCCGACGGCCCCTTCGACGCCGTCTCCTCCATCGGCATGGCCGAACACGTCGGCTCCGACAAGTACCTCGCCTACGCGCGCGCCCTGCACGCGCTGCTGAGGCCGGGCGGCCGGCTGCTCAACCACCAGATCGCCCGCCCTCCGCAGCGCGACGAGTCGGCCTACGACGTGGACGCCTTCATCGACGCCTACGTCTTCCCGGACGGCGAACTCGCTCCCCTCGGCACCACCGTCGCTCAGCTGGAACGGGCCGGCTTCGAGGTCCGCGACGTCGAGTCGATCCGTGAGCACTACGCCCTCACCCTGCGCCGCTGGGTGACCCGTCTGGAGGACGGCTGGGACCGGGCCGTCCACCTGGCCGGCCCCGGCCGCGCCCGCGTCTGGCGGCTCTACATGGCCGCCTCCGCCGTCGCCTTCGAACGCAACCGCATCGGCGTCAACCAGGTCCTGGCCGTGCGGACCCCCGGGTCCGGGGACTCCGGACTGCCGCTGCGCGCCCGCACCTGGAACTGA
- a CDS encoding 4-hydroxybenzoate 3-monooxygenase, whose translation MRTTVGIVGAGPAGLLLARLLHNAGVDSVVLESRDRAYVEQRQRAGILEQGTVDVLRAAGAGERMDREGLRHDGIELRFDRRRHRVDFPALTGGRSVTVYAQTEVCKDLIALQLKEGGPLLFEAEALAVEDADTDRPRVRFRHQGVEDVLECDYVVGCDGFWGVARKAVPAELSRTFERSYPFGWLGVLADVPPSHDELVYARHDRGFALLSMRSPSVSRLYLQVPEGTDAESWSDEEIWDELERRFATDDGWRLERGPITQKSVTPMRSYVHEPMRHGRLFLAGDAAHIVPPTGAKGLNLAVGDVVTFARALTSLRETGSSALLDAYSATCLRRVWQAERFSYDMTTLLHPAPDADPFESRLQLARLERLASSRAAETDLAEGYTGFSFE comes from the coding sequence ATGCGCACGACCGTCGGCATCGTCGGCGCCGGCCCCGCCGGCCTCCTCCTCGCCCGCCTCCTGCACAACGCCGGCGTCGACTCGGTCGTGCTGGAGAGCCGTGACCGCGCCTACGTCGAGCAGCGGCAGCGCGCCGGGATTCTGGAACAGGGCACGGTGGACGTCCTGCGGGCGGCGGGCGCCGGGGAGCGCATGGACCGCGAGGGCCTGCGGCACGACGGCATAGAGCTGCGGTTCGACCGCCGCCGCCACCGCGTGGACTTCCCCGCGCTCACCGGCGGCCGGTCGGTGACCGTCTACGCCCAGACCGAGGTGTGCAAGGACCTCATCGCCCTCCAGCTGAAGGAGGGCGGCCCGCTGCTGTTCGAGGCGGAGGCCCTGGCCGTGGAGGACGCCGACACCGACCGCCCCCGCGTCCGCTTCCGCCACCAGGGCGTCGAGGACGTCCTGGAGTGCGACTACGTCGTCGGCTGCGACGGCTTCTGGGGCGTCGCCCGCAAGGCCGTACCCGCCGAACTGAGCCGCACCTTCGAACGGTCCTACCCGTTCGGCTGGCTCGGCGTCCTCGCCGACGTGCCGCCCTCCCACGACGAGCTGGTCTACGCCCGCCACGACCGCGGCTTCGCGCTGCTGTCCATGCGTTCCCCGTCCGTCTCCCGTCTCTACCTCCAGGTCCCCGAGGGCACGGACGCCGAGTCGTGGAGCGACGAGGAGATCTGGGACGAGCTGGAGCGGCGGTTCGCCACCGACGACGGCTGGCGGCTGGAGCGCGGCCCGATCACCCAGAAGTCGGTCACCCCGATGCGCTCCTACGTCCACGAGCCCATGCGGCACGGCCGGCTCTTCCTCGCCGGCGACGCGGCCCACATCGTGCCGCCCACCGGGGCGAAGGGCCTCAACCTGGCCGTCGGGGACGTGGTCACCTTCGCCCGGGCGCTGACGAGCCTGCGGGAGACGGGGTCGAGCGCGCTCCTGGACGCCTACTCCGCGACCTGTCTGCGGCGCGTGTGGCAGGCCGAGCGGTTCTCCTACGACATGACGACCCTGCTCCACCCGGCGCCGGACGCGGACCCCTTCGAGAGCCGCCTCCAGCTCGCCCGTCTCGAGCGGCTCGCCTCCTCCCGGGCCGCCGAGACCGACCTCGCCGAGGGGTACACCGGGTTCTCGTTCGAATGA